The Claveliimonas bilis genome window below encodes:
- a CDS encoding FAD-dependent oxidoreductase, translating into MSYDALFSPIKLRGLELKNRVVLPGMNTKMAKNKHDVAEDLTGYHGAIAAGGCGLNIVEIATICPECHAYLYLGLYNEHHRDELKKIVDAIHENGGKAAVQIWHGGFVPQEFFDKTNKLETPDNLTVERIHEIIKQYGQAAKFAVEAGFDALEFHGAHTYLPHEFMNPSLNQRTDEYGNQSLENRCRFSLEVIREMRANMPDDMPLIMRIDAIDEMLPKVTTVEETIQFINWAEEAGVDAMDLSRGNARSLATVYEVPPYNLEPGFNMDNIAAIKKGIHIPVIGVGRVNMPGLADELIREGKIDMIAVGRGQLADPQWCNKAKEGREEDIRRCIGCTEGCYDKVIDPNAKHITCTRNPMLCLEYKGLPKAETPKNVMVIGGGIGGLVTAEFLKARGHNPTIYEAAENPGGRFVLAGKAPKKQEFAAAVEWEIEQCRKKGIEIKTGTKVTPELIEEVKPDHVIIATGSEYVKPDIPGIDGADVVSAEDILTDKAEAKGEVLILGGGLIGCETAQYLINKGVKDVRIMDKKRVGNKMGMLRTMFLDIEYPGKTIQKSNRSNITSIGDHEITYKFTDKFKKTSEKTRHFDTLVISVGTTSRKTEDLKAKCEELGIAYDVIGDAKKVGMGIDATADAYAVGMSV; encoded by the coding sequence ATGAGTTATGACGCATTGTTTTCACCGATTAAACTGAGAGGACTGGAGCTGAAAAACAGAGTAGTTCTCCCGGGGATGAATACAAAGATGGCCAAAAACAAACATGATGTAGCGGAAGACCTGACAGGATATCATGGAGCGATCGCAGCAGGAGGCTGCGGACTGAATATTGTGGAGATTGCTACAATCTGTCCGGAATGTCACGCCTATCTGTATCTTGGCCTTTATAATGAGCACCACAGAGATGAGCTGAAGAAGATTGTAGATGCGATCCATGAAAACGGTGGAAAGGCTGCTGTGCAGATCTGGCATGGAGGATTTGTTCCCCAGGAGTTTTTTGATAAAACGAATAAGCTGGAAACACCGGACAATCTTACAGTAGAGCGTATTCATGAAATTATCAAACAGTACGGGCAGGCGGCAAAATTTGCCGTGGAAGCCGGATTTGATGCGCTGGAATTTCACGGAGCGCACACTTATCTGCCTCATGAATTTATGAATCCTTCTTTGAATCAGAGAACAGATGAGTACGGCAATCAGAGCCTGGAAAACCGCTGCCGCTTCAGTCTGGAGGTAATCCGGGAAATGCGTGCAAATATGCCGGATGATATGCCTTTGATCATGCGTATCGACGCCATTGATGAGATGCTTCCAAAGGTTACAACAGTAGAAGAAACCATCCAGTTTATCAACTGGGCAGAAGAAGCCGGCGTGGATGCCATGGATCTTTCCAGAGGGAATGCCCGCAGTCTTGCAACTGTTTATGAGGTTCCTCCTTATAATTTGGAGCCGGGATTTAATATGGATAATATTGCAGCAATAAAAAAAGGTATTCACATTCCTGTTATCGGAGTGGGACGTGTCAATATGCCGGGACTTGCAGATGAACTGATCCGCGAAGGAAAGATCGATATGATCGCGGTTGGAAGAGGACAGCTGGCTGATCCACAGTGGTGCAATAAGGCAAAAGAAGGCCGCGAGGAGGATATCCGCCGCTGTATCGGATGTACAGAAGGATGTTATGACAAGGTTATCGATCCGAATGCGAAACATATTACCTGTACGAGAAATCCTATGCTTTGTCTGGAATACAAAGGACTTCCAAAAGCTGAAACGCCAAAGAATGTTATGGTGATCGGCGGAGGTATCGGCGGTCTGGTTACAGCAGAATTTCTGAAAGCGCGGGGACACAATCCAACGATCTACGAAGCAGCGGAAAATCCGGGAGGAAGATTTGTGCTGGCAGGAAAAGCACCTAAGAAGCAAGAATTTGCTGCCGCTGTAGAATGGGAAATTGAGCAGTGCAGGAAGAAAGGTATTGAGATCAAGACTGGTACAAAAGTAACACCTGAGCTGATTGAAGAAGTAAAGCCGGACCATGTCATCATAGCAACCGGCTCTGAATATGTAAAACCGGATATTCCGGGAATTGATGGAGCAGACGTTGTTTCTGCAGAAGATATTCTGACAGATAAAGCAGAGGCCAAAGGAGAAGTGCTGATCCTGGGCGGTGGTCTGATCGGCTGCGAGACAGCCCAGTATCTGATCAACAAAGGCGTGAAGGATGTCCGTATTATGGATAAAAAGCGTGTCGGAAACAAGATGGGTATGCTGCGTACGATGTTCCTTGATATCGAGTATCCGGGCAAGACGATCCAGAAGAGCAACCGAAGCAATATCACAAGCATCGGCGACCATGAGATTACATATAAGTTTACAGATAAATTCAAAAAGACAAGCGAGAAAACCCGCCATTTTGACACTCTTGTAATTTCTGTAGGAACGACATCCCGGAAGACAGAGGATCTGAAAGCAAAATGTGAAGAATTGGGAATCGCTTATGATGTAATTGGTGACGCGAAGAAAGTAGGAATGGGTATTGATGCGACAGCCGACGCATACGCAGTTGGAATGAGCGTATAA